A window from Vulpes vulpes isolate BD-2025 chromosome 9, VulVul3, whole genome shotgun sequence encodes these proteins:
- the RPS15 gene encoding small ribosomal subunit protein uS19, translating to MAEVEQKKKRTFRKFTYRGVDLDQLLDMSYEQLMQLYSARQRRRLNRGLRRKQHSLLKRLRKAKKEAPPMEKPEVVKTHLRDMIILPEMVGSMVGVYNGKTFNQVEIKPEMIGHYLGEFSITYKPVKHGRPGIGATHSSRFIPLK from the exons ATG GCGGAGGTGGAGCAGAAGAAGAAGCGCACGTTCCGCAAGTTCACCTACCGCGGCGTGGACCTGGACCAGCTGCTCGACATGTCCTA CGAGCAGCTCATGCAGCTGTACAGCGCGCGGCAGCGGCGCCGGCTGAACCGGGGTCTGCGGCGGAAGCAGCACTCGCTGCTCAAGCGCCTGCGCAAGGCCAAGAAGGAGGCGCCCCCGATGGAGAAGCCCGAGGTGGTGAAGACGCACCTGCGGGACATGATCATCCTGCCCGAGATGGTGGGCAGCATGGTGGGCGTCTACAACGGCAAGACCTTCAACCAGGTGGAGATCAAG CCCGAGATGATCGGCCACTACCTGGGCGAGTTCTCCATCACCTACAAGCCCGTGAAGCACGGCAGGCCCGGCATCGGGGCCACGCACTCCTCCCGCTTCATCCCCCTCAAGTAG
- the DAZAP1 gene encoding DAZ-associated protein 1 isoform X1 has protein sequence MNNSGADEIGKLFVGGLDWSTTQETLRSYFSQYGEVVDCVIMKDKTTNQSRGFGFVKFKDPNCVGTVLASRPHTLDGRNIDPKPCTPRGMQPERTRPKEGWQKGPRSDNSKSNKIFVGGIPHNCGETELREYFKKFGVVTEVVMIYDAEKQRPRGFGFITFEDEQSVDQAVNMHFHDIMGKKVEVKRAEPRDSKSQAPGQPGASQWGSRVVPNAANGWAGQPPPTWQQGYGPQGMWVPAGQAIGGYGPPPAGRGAPPPPPPFTSYIVSTPPGGFPPPQGFPQGYGAPPQFSFGYGPPPPPPDQFAPPGVPPPPATPGAAPLAFPPPPSQAAPDMSKPPTAQPDFPYSQYGYGQDLAGFGQGFSDPSQQPPSYGGPSVPGSGGPPAGGSGFGRGQNHNVQGFHPYRR, from the exons ATGAACAACTCGGGCGCCGACGAGATCGG GAAGCTCTTCGTGGGCGGTCTGGACTGGAGCACCACCCAAG AGACTCTACGCAGCTACTTTTCCCAGTATGGAGAAGTCGTAGACTGTGTGATCATGAAAGATAAAACCACCAACCAGTCTCGAGGCTTTGGGTTTGTCAAATTTAAAGACCCAAATTGTGTGGGGACGGTGCTGGCCAGCAGACCACACACACTAGACGGCCGAAAC ATCGACCCAAAGCCATGCACACCTCGAGGGATGCAACCAGAGAGGACACGGCCGAAGGAAGGATGG cagaaaggACCCAGGAGCGATAACAGTAAATCAAATAAGATATTTGTCGGTGGGATTCCTCACAATTGTGGTGAGACAGAGCTCAGGGAATACTTCAAGAAATTCGGAGTG GTCACAGAAGTGGTCATGATCTACGACGCAGAGAAACAGAGGCCTCGAG GTTTTGGATTTATTACTTTCGAGGACGAACAATCAGTGGACCAGGCTGTCAACATGCATTTTCACGACATCATGGGCAAAAAA GTGGAAGTTAAGCGAGCCGAGCCGCGAGACAGCAAAAGCCAAGCACCAGGACAGCCAGGTGCCAGCCAGTGGGGCAGCCGTGTCGTGCCCAATGCCGCCAATGGCTGGGCAGGCCAGCCCCCACCCACGTGGCAGCAAGGATACGGCCCTCAAG GAATGTGGGTTCCAGCAGGACAGGCAATTG GTGGCTATGGACCGCCCCCTGCAGGAAGAGGAgctcccccaccgcccccaccatTCACCTCTTACATCGTGTCCACCCCTCCCGGAGGGTTCCCCCCTCCTCAGGGCTTCCCACAGGGCTACGGTGCCCCCCCACAGTTCA GCTTTGGCTACGggcctccaccaccaccaccggaTCAGTTTGcccccccaggggtccctcctCCACCTGCTACTCCAGGGGCAGCACCTCTGGCCTTCCCTCCGCCTCCGTCTCAGGCTGCCCCAGACATGAGCAAGCCTCCAACGGCCCAGCCAGACTTCCCCTATAGTCAGTACG GTTACGGACAGGACTTGGCTGGCTTCGGACAGGGCTTCTCAGACCCCAGCCAGCAGCCCCCCTCCTACGGGGGCCCCTCGGTGCCAGGCTCGGGGGGCCCCCCCGCCGGCGGCAGTGGCTTTGGACGAGGTCAGAACCACAACGTGCAAGGATTCCACCCGTACCGACGCTAG
- the DAZAP1 gene encoding DAZ-associated protein 1 isoform X2: MNNSGADEIGKLFVGGLDWSTTQETLRSYFSQYGEVVDCVIMKDKTTNQSRGFGFVKFKDPNCVGTVLASRPHTLDGRNIDPKPCTPRGMQPERTRPKEGWKGPRSDNSKSNKIFVGGIPHNCGETELREYFKKFGVVTEVVMIYDAEKQRPRGFGFITFEDEQSVDQAVNMHFHDIMGKKVEVKRAEPRDSKSQAPGQPGASQWGSRVVPNAANGWAGQPPPTWQQGYGPQGMWVPAGQAIGGYGPPPAGRGAPPPPPPFTSYIVSTPPGGFPPPQGFPQGYGAPPQFSFGYGPPPPPPDQFAPPGVPPPPATPGAAPLAFPPPPSQAAPDMSKPPTAQPDFPYSQYGYGQDLAGFGQGFSDPSQQPPSYGGPSVPGSGGPPAGGSGFGRGQNHNVQGFHPYRR; this comes from the exons ATGAACAACTCGGGCGCCGACGAGATCGG GAAGCTCTTCGTGGGCGGTCTGGACTGGAGCACCACCCAAG AGACTCTACGCAGCTACTTTTCCCAGTATGGAGAAGTCGTAGACTGTGTGATCATGAAAGATAAAACCACCAACCAGTCTCGAGGCTTTGGGTTTGTCAAATTTAAAGACCCAAATTGTGTGGGGACGGTGCTGGCCAGCAGACCACACACACTAGACGGCCGAAAC ATCGACCCAAAGCCATGCACACCTCGAGGGATGCAACCAGAGAGGACACGGCCGAAGGAAGGATGG aaaggACCCAGGAGCGATAACAGTAAATCAAATAAGATATTTGTCGGTGGGATTCCTCACAATTGTGGTGAGACAGAGCTCAGGGAATACTTCAAGAAATTCGGAGTG GTCACAGAAGTGGTCATGATCTACGACGCAGAGAAACAGAGGCCTCGAG GTTTTGGATTTATTACTTTCGAGGACGAACAATCAGTGGACCAGGCTGTCAACATGCATTTTCACGACATCATGGGCAAAAAA GTGGAAGTTAAGCGAGCCGAGCCGCGAGACAGCAAAAGCCAAGCACCAGGACAGCCAGGTGCCAGCCAGTGGGGCAGCCGTGTCGTGCCCAATGCCGCCAATGGCTGGGCAGGCCAGCCCCCACCCACGTGGCAGCAAGGATACGGCCCTCAAG GAATGTGGGTTCCAGCAGGACAGGCAATTG GTGGCTATGGACCGCCCCCTGCAGGAAGAGGAgctcccccaccgcccccaccatTCACCTCTTACATCGTGTCCACCCCTCCCGGAGGGTTCCCCCCTCCTCAGGGCTTCCCACAGGGCTACGGTGCCCCCCCACAGTTCA GCTTTGGCTACGggcctccaccaccaccaccggaTCAGTTTGcccccccaggggtccctcctCCACCTGCTACTCCAGGGGCAGCACCTCTGGCCTTCCCTCCGCCTCCGTCTCAGGCTGCCCCAGACATGAGCAAGCCTCCAACGGCCCAGCCAGACTTCCCCTATAGTCAGTACG GTTACGGACAGGACTTGGCTGGCTTCGGACAGGGCTTCTCAGACCCCAGCCAGCAGCCCCCCTCCTACGGGGGCCCCTCGGTGCCAGGCTCGGGGGGCCCCCCCGCCGGCGGCAGTGGCTTTGGACGAGGTCAGAACCACAACGTGCAAGGATTCCACCCGTACCGACGCTAG
- the DAZAP1 gene encoding DAZ-associated protein 1 isoform X3: MKDKTTNQSRGFGFVKFKDPNCVGTVLASRPHTLDGRNIDPKPCTPRGMQPERTRPKEGWQKGPRSDNSKSNKIFVGGIPHNCGETELREYFKKFGVVTEVVMIYDAEKQRPRGFGFITFEDEQSVDQAVNMHFHDIMGKKVEVKRAEPRDSKSQAPGQPGASQWGSRVVPNAANGWAGQPPPTWQQGYGPQGMWVPAGQAIGGYGPPPAGRGAPPPPPPFTSYIVSTPPGGFPPPQGFPQGYGAPPQFSFGYGPPPPPPDQFAPPGVPPPPATPGAAPLAFPPPPSQAAPDMSKPPTAQPDFPYSQYGYGQDLAGFGQGFSDPSQQPPSYGGPSVPGSGGPPAGGSGFGRGQNHNVQGFHPYRR, encoded by the exons ATGAAAGATAAAACCACCAACCAGTCTCGAGGCTTTGGGTTTGTCAAATTTAAAGACCCAAATTGTGTGGGGACGGTGCTGGCCAGCAGACCACACACACTAGACGGCCGAAAC ATCGACCCAAAGCCATGCACACCTCGAGGGATGCAACCAGAGAGGACACGGCCGAAGGAAGGATGG cagaaaggACCCAGGAGCGATAACAGTAAATCAAATAAGATATTTGTCGGTGGGATTCCTCACAATTGTGGTGAGACAGAGCTCAGGGAATACTTCAAGAAATTCGGAGTG GTCACAGAAGTGGTCATGATCTACGACGCAGAGAAACAGAGGCCTCGAG GTTTTGGATTTATTACTTTCGAGGACGAACAATCAGTGGACCAGGCTGTCAACATGCATTTTCACGACATCATGGGCAAAAAA GTGGAAGTTAAGCGAGCCGAGCCGCGAGACAGCAAAAGCCAAGCACCAGGACAGCCAGGTGCCAGCCAGTGGGGCAGCCGTGTCGTGCCCAATGCCGCCAATGGCTGGGCAGGCCAGCCCCCACCCACGTGGCAGCAAGGATACGGCCCTCAAG GAATGTGGGTTCCAGCAGGACAGGCAATTG GTGGCTATGGACCGCCCCCTGCAGGAAGAGGAgctcccccaccgcccccaccatTCACCTCTTACATCGTGTCCACCCCTCCCGGAGGGTTCCCCCCTCCTCAGGGCTTCCCACAGGGCTACGGTGCCCCCCCACAGTTCA GCTTTGGCTACGggcctccaccaccaccaccggaTCAGTTTGcccccccaggggtccctcctCCACCTGCTACTCCAGGGGCAGCACCTCTGGCCTTCCCTCCGCCTCCGTCTCAGGCTGCCCCAGACATGAGCAAGCCTCCAACGGCCCAGCCAGACTTCCCCTATAGTCAGTACG GTTACGGACAGGACTTGGCTGGCTTCGGACAGGGCTTCTCAGACCCCAGCCAGCAGCCCCCCTCCTACGGGGGCCCCTCGGTGCCAGGCTCGGGGGGCCCCCCCGCCGGCGGCAGTGGCTTTGGACGAGGTCAGAACCACAACGTGCAAGGATTCCACCCGTACCGACGCTAG